The Elaeis guineensis isolate ETL-2024a chromosome 11, EG11, whole genome shotgun sequence genomic interval AGAAACCATTCAAGTAAATGGTATTGTTTGGTACCCTTGGGTGAATTATATACAGGGCGCCCACCTTTAAGGGGAACTATGAGAGATCTCCTATAATTTTTCCACCTCTTCTGACtataaatatgccaaaaaaaccATTCCTTCCCTTTCAAAATCTGAAGCAATTTCATTTATTTTCCTTCTCtcaaaaaaagagtttttatttttttgccttTCATGCCTTTGTTTTGTTAAGTTTTTTTCTTCACTAATCCTCTTTTTATGGCTTTAGTAGGATTTGTTTGTGTAAAACATGTTTAAATGGCTACTCTAAAATCTAATGAAGGCCATATATAGTTTTAACTCTTTTACTAAGATAAGTTAATCTTAatatgtttttttctttttcctagtccttttttcctcatttttagtTGCTGAATGCAACATATTAAGCtaatcttaatttattttttttcctttttcctagcCATTTTATCCTCACTTTTAGTTGCTGAATGTAATTTTTTGATCTTGTGTTCGATCTTTTTAGAGCAAAGCATCACTGGATAAAGGGAGGTGGAGTTTCCGAAAGAGATCCTCTAAGCATTCTGTGATCTCAGAACCTGGCTTTAACACGAATATACCAGAAACAATGACAAATAACTCCCACTCTGGAAAGGAATCACCTCTTCCAGAAAGCCCACCCATGCTAGAAGAGATAAATGAAAAACCCCCATTATCAGCTGCAGTTAATTCAGAAGTAGCTGATACAGTGCAGTTGTCTGTTCCACAAAGCCCTTCCAGGCTAGAACAGACAAATAAAACATCTCCATTACCAGCTGTAATTGTTCCAGAAGTATCTGATGTGCTACTTCCTGCTGAAGTTACAACCACCATTGACAACAATTTCCGGGAAGATGTTGTTATCGTCATCCAAGCTGCCATCAGGGGATATTTGGTACTTTGcttatttagattttaaatttccaCGATGCCCCAAGGTGGGTTGAAATCGTATTTTTCTTGACTTGTTAAACTACTTACAGGCTCAAAAGGAACTTGAAAAACGTAAGAATGTTGTCAAGTTGCAAGCTGCTGTACGTGGTCATCTTGTTAGGAGACAAGCTGTGGGAACTTTGCGATGTGTACAAGCCATTATCAAAATGCAAGCACTTGTACGGGCTCGCCGTGCACATCAACCAGAGAACTTTGCTGCAGAAGAGAAGCTTGATGAGAAAATCCAGGTAGATTCCTTGATGTAGAATCTCTTGATAATGCTTCTGCCTTATTCCTTGTTCAATATTTCTTACCTATAACAACTGTCGTTGCCTTATACATATTGACTGGCTAATGTTCAGAACTTGTATCAGTTGGGTTTTGGACTAGTTCTAGGGtaagattaaaaattttagtagatCGGTCTCTTCCAATCCTGTATTGGCTATTTTCAAATGCTAAATGGACCAACTAATGCTCTGCCAACAAGGTGTGAAATTTTGGTCGCTGACGTTCTTTCTTTCCTAACCTCAGAACCAAGTACTGCTGTGGTTACCCACTGTTGAGACTTTGACATCCTTTTCATTCCACATGTTTTGTTATCTCCTTCACTGTGTCCTTTTCTACTTTTCTAACTGGGCCATCAAATCTGTCCTATCGGTAACTGCCAATCGGAGATTTATCATCCTTTAAAGTTTcactttttttgttttgttttgttataAATTGTCATTGGAAGCTTGATTTTCCTTCTTTGGAACCATATATCTTGTTGTTTCATTTGCAAATTAAGTTTGACCTTGTTTCTCATTTCAGTTTAATAGTGGCATGAAATCAGATACAGCATATACTTCAACTGAGAAATTACTTTCCAATGCATTCGCTCGTCTGGTATGACTTACTGATTCCTTTTTGACTTTCCAATTTTAGTAAAAGGTTTCTGTTTGTATTTAATCATTCAAATAGAAGCTTATAGTTTTATACTTCACTGCAAGCTTCTGGAGTCGATGCCCAAGACAAAACCCATTCATGTCAGTTGTGATCCTTTGAGATCTGATTCAGCATGGAAATGGTTGGAGAGGTGGATGGTTGTGATGTCTTCAGAACTAGGGCAGCAGCAGGAGAGAGATGATCAGGGGGAGAAAGAAAAGATCAACTTTGCTGCTTCCGAAGTAGTAAACATTGTTCCTCACACGGTCACCTTTATAGCATCAGATTCAAAGTCATCTCCTAGTATTGCAATTGTGGGTGAAGGAGATTCCATAAAGAAAGATACTGCTGAATATGAAGTTCATGGTTCtgtatccatttcaaatcaaagTGACAGTTCCGTAGCAAAAGGTGACCAAGAACAGTCCCAGTATGAGAGTAAGACTTCAGGCCTGATAGAAGAGAATAATGAATCTGCAGCATCAATTGAAGGTGAAGCAGATATAATATATGAAAATTCTGCTGAATATCAAATTAATGTCCCTGTATCTGTTCCAAATCAAGAAATCAGCTCTGTAGCAAAAAATGACCAAGAGCAGTCCCAGTGTGAGAGTGAGACTTCAGGCATGATAGAAGAGAATATGAGAAGTGGGGGAGTTGAGGAGACTTTTGATTCTACCACAAGTCAAGCACCAGCACAATCAGATGCAACTTCACAGTCCTTACTTGATAACAATTCCACCAATTCTGGATTTGACATGGAAAACCAAAAGTGTATCATTGAAAGGGCAACCTGCGAACCACTGGAGACTCAAGGAAAAAAGTGTGCATTGAGGTCAAGAAAGGAACTCAGTCCAGCATTTGCTGCTGTACAATCAAAATTTGAGGAACTGAGCTCAgcttctggtgcaagcaggtcTGTCACTTATGTTAATCGAGGTGCTGGTGTTCAATCTAAACTAATTCATACTCAAGTTGATTCTCCGACTAAGACTGAGGGGCATAGCATGATACAATACTCAAGATCTCATGGTCAAGTTGAGAATTCTGCTTCAGAATGTGGCACTGAGATATCTGCCTCTTCTACATTTGACTTGCCAGAAGGATCTGGCGTTGATGACAAGGGTACTGCACTTAAAGTTGGAGTTTTACAGAATGGAAATTGTAATTTGACTGATGATGCTGATAGTGCGTTAAGTAATGAAAATATGAATTCTGACACAAAATTTAGTCACTCTGAGTCAGATGTGTTACAGCCACAAAAACTTAAGGAAAGTGAAGAAAATTTGTTcagtgctgctgctgctgttgattCAAAACAGGAGAATCAACTGCCAGCAGAGTCAACAACATCAAGCATTCAGATTCAAGTTGAAAATATGAAAGATGCACAAATTTGTAGTTTATCACCAGAGGGTTCTCCCAGAAGCCATGTAACTGCTCCAGAGTCACATAGAACACCATCAAGCCAGATCTCAGCAAAATCTAAAACCAGCAAGGCAGAAAACAATATCCATGCTCAAAAGCAGAGATCTCAGTTGGCACGCAAGAACTCACCATCAATTCCAAAGAATGACTCAGGTGCAAGAAAAAGCACAGAACATTTGCCAAAGGATGCAAAGAATGCTAAAAGACATATCTCATTCGGGATGGCTAAACCTGATCATGATGATTATGAGCCTGGGGACAGTAGCAGCAACACCCTTCCAAGATACATGCAAGCCACTGAATCTGCAAGGGCTAAGGTTCACGATATCATCTCTCTGAAAGCAAGTACAAATGTCCATGACAATGATGACCACATGAAGAAGAGACACTCCCTACCTATTGGAGATGTAAAGCAGGATTCATCCCCACACATGCAGAAGTCAACACCACAAGCACAACAGAATCTAAAGAGGAACAACACCCATTCTCCTCAGAACTCTGCTGGTAACATCTTGATCTCACATGCATATACGTTTCATTATCAAAGGCAAAGACTAGCTGCAATACCACACTATTATTTAGCCGTACTTAAATGCTAGTATAGTCATTTCTGAAGTGCATGATAATATACATTCACCTGTTTTGATAGCCATTGACCATAGTGGCAGCATATTCCTAACACAAATAAATCTATCTTAATTTGTCTGACAAGGAAAGTTTGATCAACAGATGCTGTTGATTAAACTATCTTTACTTAGAATCAACACATTCCAAATTTGTCTTAGGTTCACACCAAATGACATCATGCCATGCAACTTGTCTGGTGGGGCCAACCTGTACAGATGTTTGAATAGATCTGACATTCCTCTTGCATAAAGTGGTTGTTTCAAACTTCACTGTCATTAGCCAAGAGAACATATAGAGGACCAGAGGTTGGAGAAATAGGTTCAGTTAAGTCATTTAATTTAATTGCCAGCTTAAGTTCTCCTTAAACAATGAAGTCTTTCAGGAGAATGAGTCCTGCCTCGCTTTTTTGCCATACAATACAGAAACAAATGGATCGTACATTTAATCTCTTAATAGAAAATCTCATAAAAGGCCATGTAGCAAGAAAACATTTGTTTATTAGAAAACAATTTTTCCCAAAAGTTTATGAATTGGTGTTGCTCCTTTCTATTGTGATGAATTCCTTtagtgtatttttttttttgattttttacatatatatgcTCCCAAACATTCAAATTTGTATAAACatcctttcaaaattaatatttacatgtataccttcataaaatatctttttttgcaTATGTATCTATATCATCTAACATcgttaaaaattaatgatttaaaattaaaataactaaaatatccttatggatatatgtacaaaaagaaaaatttataaggatatatatgcaaatagtaattttatgaggatatttacataaatttaaatatttggaagggtatacatgcaaaaaaattttaatataaatatatctctcttgatttgttaattcttttcttattctaataGAGAAAATTTAACACatacaactaaaataataaatatacttaatttattaatttatatagataaaataatctttttattaaacgatagatcaaaattattttatctaaaaaataaataaatcgtaATCATCCATGTTTCCTCTAACATATAATAATATACTTTTAAGAAAATATCTAAACTTGATATTAGATGAATAGTTTGTATATTTGCATAGAATGGGCATAGTTGTGGATTTAGACattatataacaataaaaatttataatcttattatattttattttaaaaattttgatcgaaAATATTATTGTGAAGTGTATAAAGTATATTATGTTGTTATAAGATAGACATAACCATTCcatcttgcataaaaataaaataaaatatagtattctaatatataaaatattatataatatcatcattgtattattatattatgtaatatattaCTATATCGTAGATTAAGAGGATCTGAATCCATCTAgaagaaatagataaaaattaaattaaaattttttacgtgtatatccttttaaatattcaaat includes:
- the LOC105054411 gene encoding protein IQ-DOMAIN 32 isoform X1, whose product is MGRSPTISCFKFMTCSGDVAGGDNPASVESKASLDKGRWSFRKRSSKHSVISEPGFNTNIPETMTNNSHSGKESPLPESPPMLEEINEKPPLSAAVNSEVADTVQLSVPQSPSRLEQTNKTSPLPAVIVPEVSDVLLPAEVTTTIDNNFREDVVIVIQAAIRGYLAQKELEKRKNVVKLQAAVRGHLVRRQAVGTLRCVQAIIKMQALVRARRAHQPENFAAEEKLDEKIQFNSGMKSDTAYTSTEKLLSNAFARLLLESMPKTKPIHVSCDPLRSDSAWKWLERWMVVMSSELGQQQERDDQGEKEKINFAASEVVNIVPHTVTFIASDSKSSPSIAIVGEGDSIKKDTAEYEVHGSVSISNQSDSSVAKGDQEQSQYESKTSGLIEENNESAASIEGEADIIYENSAEYQINVPVSVPNQEISSVAKNDQEQSQCESETSGMIEENMRSGGVEETFDSTTSQAPAQSDATSQSLLDNNSTNSGFDMENQKCIIERATCEPLETQGKKCALRSRKELSPAFAAVQSKFEELSSASGASRSVTYVNRGAGVQSKLIHTQVDSPTKTEGHSMIQYSRSHGQVENSASECGTEISASSTFDLPEGSGVDDKGTALKVGVLQNGNCNLTDDADSALSNENMNSDTKFSHSESDVLQPQKLKESEENLFSAAAAVDSKQENQLPAESTTSSIQIQVENMKDAQICSLSPEGSPRSHVTAPESHRTPSSQISAKSKTSKAENNIHAQKQRSQLARKNSPSIPKNDSGARKSTEHLPKDAKNAKRHISFGMAKPDHDDYEPGDSSSNTLPRYMQATESARAKVHDIISLKASTNVHDNDDHMKKRHSLPIGDVKQDSSPHMQKSTPQAQQNLKRNNTHSPQNSAERKWQR
- the LOC105054411 gene encoding protein IQ-DOMAIN 32 isoform X2, producing the protein MGRSPTISCFKFMTCSGDVAGGDNPASVESKASLDKGRWSFRKRSSKHSVISEPGFNTNIPETMTNNSHSGKESPLPESPPMLEEINEKPPLSAAVNSEVADTVQLSVPQSPSRLEQTNKTSPLPAVIVPEVSDVLLPAEVTTTIDNNFREDVVIVIQAAIRGYLAQKELEKRKNVVKLQAAVRGHLVRRQAVGTLRCVQAIIKMQALVRARRAHQPENFAAEEKLDEKIQFNSGMKSDTAYTSTEKLLSNAFARLLLESMPKTKPIHVSCDPLRSDSAWKWLERWMVVMSSELGQQQERDDQGEKEKINFAASEVVNIVPHTVTFIASDSKSSPSIAIVGEGDSIKKDTAEYEVHGSVSISNQSDSSVAKGDQEQSQYESKTSGLIEENNESAASIEGEADIIYENSAEYQINVPVSVPNQEISSVAKNDQEQSQCESETSGMIEENMRSGGVEETFDSTTSQAPAQSDATSQSLLDNNSTNSGFDMENQKCIIERATCEPLETQGKKCALRSRKELSPAFAAVQSKFEELSSASGASRSVTYVNRGAGVQSKLIHTQVDSPTKTEGHSMIQYSRSHGQVENSASECGTEISASSTFDLPEGSGVDDKGTALKVGVLQNGNCNLTDDADSALSNENMNSDTKFSHSESDVLQPQKLKESEENLFSAAAAVDSKQENQLPAESTTSSIQIQVENMKDAQICSLSPEGSPRSHVTAPESHRTPSSQISAKSKTSKAENNIHAQKQRSQLARKNSPSIPKNDSGARKSTEHLPKDAKNAKRHISFGMAKPDHDDYEPGDSSSNTLPRYMQATESARAKVHDIISLKASTNVHDNDDHMKKRHSLPIGDVKQDSSPHMQKSTPQAQQNLKRNNTHSPQNSAAC